A window of Ruminococcus champanellensis 18P13 = JCM 17042 contains these coding sequences:
- a CDS encoding ComF family protein translates to MNREAIKAWLLDLFYPNRCGCCGVFIPWDQLLCPDCAASLQPVQVCPHCGKVPCNGQEALPYSRVYAAYAYADRAKDGILSLKRGHNLNFAMHLGKVLGSQIPAGAYDCIVPVPMSRQRLRERGYNQAERIGAAMGTYCGLPVRKDCLIQRQSKIRQHELGAKERQEHAKLYEASEQRLDGLRILLCDDVLTTGSTAQRCAQLLRQMGAADVGFAAGCTSIRKCRPEHDRSYQAKEK, encoded by the coding sequence ATGAACAGGGAAGCAATTAAGGCGTGGCTCCTGGATCTGTTCTACCCGAACCGATGCGGCTGCTGTGGAGTATTCATTCCCTGGGATCAGCTGCTTTGTCCGGACTGTGCAGCGTCCCTTCAGCCGGTTCAGGTTTGTCCTCACTGCGGAAAGGTCCCTTGTAACGGGCAGGAAGCGCTGCCTTACTCCAGGGTGTATGCGGCATACGCCTATGCAGACCGGGCAAAGGACGGAATCCTTTCCCTCAAGCGGGGACATAATCTGAATTTTGCGATGCATCTGGGCAAGGTGCTGGGCAGTCAGATTCCGGCAGGCGCTTATGACTGCATCGTGCCGGTTCCCATGAGTCGGCAGCGGCTCCGGGAACGAGGGTACAATCAGGCGGAGCGCATCGGCGCAGCCATGGGGACATACTGCGGTCTGCCTGTGCGGAAGGATTGCCTGATCCAGCGACAGTCAAAGATCCGGCAGCATGAGCTGGGCGCAAAGGAACGGCAGGAGCATGCAAAGCTGTATGAAGCATCGGAACAGAGACTGGACGGTCTGCGGATCCTGCTGTGTGATGACGTGCTCACCACCGGCAGTACGGCACAGCGCTGTGCACAGCTTTTGCGGCAGATGGGTGCAGCGGATGTGGGATTTGCGGCAGGCTGCACCTCTATCAGGAAATGCCGTCCGGAGCATGACAGAAGCTATCAAGCAAAGGAGAAATGA
- the rpsB gene encoding 30S ribosomal protein S2: protein MGVVSMKQLLEAGVHFGHQTRRWNPKMAPYIFTERNGIYIIDLQKTVKKLEEAYMFVRDLSAEGKSVLFVGTKKQAGDSVKEEATRAGAYYVNARWLGGMMTNFKTIQRRLQRLEQLHAMEADGTFNLLPKKEVIKLNLEIEKLEKFMGGIKNMKQLPGALFIVDPRKEKIAVAEAKKLNIPIVAIVDTNCDPDEVDYVIPGNDDAIRAVKLIAGTIANAIIEGKQGADNAAAEAAQEAPAEAEAAAE from the coding sequence ATGGGCGTAGTATCAATGAAGCAGCTTCTTGAAGCTGGCGTACACTTTGGTCACCAGACAAGAAGATGGAACCCGAAAATGGCTCCGTACATTTTCACCGAAAGAAACGGCATCTACATCATCGACCTGCAGAAGACCGTAAAGAAGCTTGAGGAAGCTTACATGTTCGTTCGTGATCTGTCCGCTGAGGGCAAGAGCGTTCTGTTCGTAGGTACCAAGAAGCAGGCTGGTGATTCCGTAAAGGAAGAAGCGACCCGTGCCGGCGCTTACTATGTAAACGCACGTTGGCTGGGCGGTATGATGACTAACTTCAAGACCATCCAGAGAAGACTGCAGCGTCTGGAGCAGCTCCACGCAATGGAAGCTGACGGCACATTCAACCTGCTGCCGAAGAAGGAAGTTATCAAGCTGAACCTGGAGATCGAGAAGCTGGAAAAGTTCATGGGCGGTATCAAGAACATGAAGCAGCTGCCGGGCGCACTGTTCATTGTTGACCCCCGCAAGGAAAAGATCGCTGTTGCAGAAGCTAAGAAGCTGAACATTCCGATCGTTGCAATCGTAGATACCAACTGCGATCCGGATGAAGTAGATTATGTAATCCCCGGCAACGATGATGCAATCCGTGCTGTCAAGCTGATCGCCGGCACCATCGCAAACGCAATCATCGAGGGCAAGCAGGGTGCTGACAATGCGGCTGCTGAGGCTGCACAGGAAGCTCCGGCTGAAGCTGAGGCTGCTGCTGAATAA
- the pyrH gene encoding UMP kinase has product MEPKYKRILLKLSGEALAGDKKFGLNYDVITDICRSIKKCADLGVQIGIVVGGGNFWRGRESGGMDRTRADHMGMLATTINALAIADVLESLGVEVRVQTAITMQQVAEPYIRNRAIRHLEKHRVVIFGCGTGNPFFSTDTAAALRAVEIEAEVFFKATMVDGVYDKDPHRYPDAVKYETLTYSEVLAKGLAVMDSTAATLCKDNGMSMLVFNMERPDNIYDAIMGQDVGTLIKEN; this is encoded by the coding sequence ATGGAGCCGAAGTACAAACGGATTTTATTGAAGCTCAGCGGCGAGGCACTTGCCGGTGACAAGAAATTTGGATTGAATTATGATGTAATTACGGATATTTGCAGGAGTATCAAGAAGTGTGCGGATCTGGGTGTGCAGATCGGCATCGTGGTCGGCGGTGGTAACTTCTGGCGTGGCAGAGAAAGCGGCGGTATGGACCGGACCAGAGCGGATCATATGGGCATGCTGGCCACTACCATCAACGCACTGGCCATTGCAGATGTGCTGGAATCCCTGGGGGTTGAGGTTCGTGTGCAGACGGCGATCACCATGCAGCAGGTTGCTGAGCCTTATATCCGGAACCGGGCGATTCGCCACTTGGAAAAGCACAGGGTTGTGATCTTCGGATGCGGCACCGGCAATCCCTTCTTCTCTACGGATACAGCAGCAGCGCTCCGTGCCGTAGAGATCGAAGCCGAGGTATTCTTCAAGGCTACCATGGTGGATGGGGTATATGACAAGGATCCCCACCGCTACCCGGATGCCGTAAAGTACGAGACCCTCACCTACAGCGAGGTATTGGCAAAGGGACTGGCTGTTATGGACAGCACCGCAGCTACCCTGTGTAAGGATAACGGCATGTCCATGCTGGTATTTAATATGGAACGCCCTGACAACATCTATGACGCTATCATGGGTCAGGATGTGGGGACATTGATTAAGGAGAATTGA
- a CDS encoding phosphatidate cytidylyltransferase, whose translation MGIRLISSAVASAIAIGVLLLHHTIVFPIAIAAVCVILLFELFRAGGCLKFRLPAGVAFLYGMGLPFLVYFDQTPFRPLVAVSVCILLLLSYILLHERMSLFHALLMVFGTLLIPYSMCCCITLNEKDGIHGIIYVVMALCGAWLADSGAYFVGTFCGKHKLCPQISPKKTIEGFIGGVVTNGILFIAFAAVYSRIMAARGDIFTVHYVTVCLLGMACALIGTVGDLTASLIKRHFQIKDYGNIMPGHGGLLDRFDSVLLVVPFFCAVLQLTPLYSF comes from the coding sequence ATGGGCATACGTCTGATCTCCTCCGCCGTGGCAAGCGCCATTGCCATTGGGGTTTTGTTGCTGCATCATACCATCGTATTCCCCATTGCCATTGCGGCGGTTTGCGTGATTCTGCTGTTTGAATTGTTCCGGGCTGGAGGGTGCCTGAAATTCCGGCTGCCTGCCGGGGTGGCATTTCTGTACGGCATGGGTCTGCCCTTTCTGGTATACTTCGATCAAACGCCCTTTCGCCCGCTGGTGGCAGTCTCTGTCTGCATTTTGCTGTTGCTCAGCTATATTCTGCTGCACGAACGCATGAGCCTGTTTCATGCACTGCTGATGGTATTCGGCACCCTGCTGATCCCATACTCCATGTGTTGCTGCATTACGCTGAACGAAAAGGACGGCATTCATGGCATTATTTATGTGGTTATGGCGTTGTGCGGTGCCTGGCTTGCGGATTCCGGCGCATATTTTGTAGGGACCTTCTGCGGCAAACACAAGCTATGCCCACAGATCAGTCCCAAGAAAACGATAGAAGGCTTCATTGGCGGTGTTGTCACCAATGGCATTCTGTTTATCGCCTTTGCAGCAGTTTACAGCCGGATCATGGCTGCCCGGGGAGACATATTCACAGTGCATTATGTAACCGTGTGCCTGCTGGGTATGGCATGTGCTTTGATCGGAACGGTGGGGGATCTGACCGCTTCTCTGATTAAGCGGCACTTTCAGATCAAAGACTATGGCAACATTATGCCGGGGCATGGGGGACTTTTGGATCGGTTCGACAGTGTATTGCTTGTGGTACCGTTTTTCTGCGCTGTGCTCCAGCTAACACCCTTGTATAGTTTTTAA
- a CDS encoding metallophosphoesterase, which translates to MEEQSKKKRRKKRLVIGVAAVLLLSGYLYWQDNDLMQTEYTCNSPDVPAEFDGYRIVQVSDLHNKWCGKDQKRLIEAIREEQPDIIVLTGDIMDGNHPKVEPAARFCELAVKIAPVYFVPGNHEAMVKTEYRRALYDRMHACGVIFMIDRNVELSREEAAITLTGLESIRKADYFALKQISDAQTDFVVLLEHNPTDAKAFLQSDADLTLTGHTHGGQFRLPLIGGLYAPDQGILPEYDGGAFYDAGHMLIINRGVGNSGFPFRVGNRPEIVTVTLHRTEGGETT; encoded by the coding sequence ATGGAGGAACAGAGCAAAAAGAAGCGGCGAAAAAAGCGGTTGGTGATCGGTGTGGCGGCAGTTTTGCTGCTGAGCGGTTATCTGTACTGGCAGGACAATGATCTGATGCAGACCGAATATACCTGCAATTCGCCGGATGTTCCGGCGGAATTTGACGGCTACCGGATTGTACAGGTTTCCGATCTGCACAATAAATGGTGCGGTAAGGATCAGAAGCGGCTGATAGAAGCCATTCGGGAGGAACAGCCGGATATCATTGTGCTGACCGGAGATATCATGGACGGCAATCATCCGAAGGTGGAGCCTGCCGCCCGATTCTGCGAGCTGGCTGTCAAAATAGCCCCGGTGTATTTTGTGCCCGGGAACCATGAGGCGATGGTGAAAACAGAATACAGGAGAGCCCTTTACGACCGGATGCATGCTTGCGGCGTGATCTTCATGATAGATCGCAATGTGGAACTGTCCCGGGAGGAAGCCGCAATCACTCTGACCGGATTGGAAAGCATCCGGAAGGCGGATTATTTTGCGTTGAAACAGATCTCTGACGCACAGACGGATTTTGTGGTGCTGCTGGAGCATAATCCAACGGATGCCAAAGCCTTTCTCCAGTCAGACGCAGATCTGACGCTTACCGGACACACCCACGGAGGGCAGTTCCGCCTTCCGCTGATCGGCGGCCTTTATGCACCGGATCAAGGGATCCTGCCGGAATACGATGGAGGCGCATTTTACGATGCAGGGCATATGCTCATCATCAACCGGGGCGTGGGAAACAGTGGATTTCCATTCCGGGTGGGCAACCGGCCGGAAATCGTAACCGTTACATTACACCGCACGGAAGGAGGCGAAACAACATGA
- a CDS encoding PRC-barrel domain-containing protein has translation MLYSFAELCRKEVIDVEKGEKLGYVDDLEFDAQTAAVAALVIHGRERLFGLLGREQDLMIPFRQIRLIGTDTILVVREAEHGSTDSTKCTMSRRFHIEDLFK, from the coding sequence ATGCTGTACAGCTTTGCGGAATTGTGCCGCAAGGAAGTGATCGACGTGGAAAAGGGCGAAAAGCTGGGGTATGTGGACGATCTGGAATTCGATGCACAGACCGCTGCGGTTGCAGCCCTTGTGATCCACGGCAGGGAGCGCCTGTTTGGTCTGCTGGGCAGGGAACAGGATCTGATGATTCCCTTCCGCCAGATCCGGCTGATTGGTACAGACACCATTCTGGTGGTGCGTGAAGCGGAGCATGGAAGCACAGACAGTACAAAGTGTACAATGTCCAGGAGATTTCATATTGAAGATTTATTTAAATAG
- a CDS encoding ATP-dependent RecD-like DNA helicase, with product MQEPEKRMLRLEGVVDKVLFFNEQNGYIVLELETDQSIETVVGELGEIEDGETLLVEGEYITHSKFGTQFKASYCERKLPSTAENIRKYLSSGTISGIGPSLAKRIVDVFGDETLEVMEHQPEKLRTIKGISEKKCQEIAREVQKIFSLRTLMIYLSQYHIPARYAMKAFQQWGVNSRDVIDGNPYALCGELVGLPFQKAEVLARSLRIALDSDQRILAGLQYLLTENTFSGHTCLPLDKLQPLSCKYLGIGEQDFYANYNQALENQQLYEYKKGEREFVYLPEYYIAESYIADRIKVILEFSAPEDYDYEALIDLEEQEKQIKYESLQRKAITTALSRGLMVLTGGPGTGKTTTLNAIISLYEKQGKKVLIAAPTGRAAKRISDLTGYEAKTIHRLLEVQFDSNERLTFKHNEKDPLDCEVLVVDEMSMVDVLLFEHLLRALKLHCRIVLVGDSDQLPSVGAGNLLRDLIDGGCIPVIALQEIFRQAQQSCIVTNAHRIVRGEDPDLMQKQNDFFFLQRLKPEPACELVISLCRDRLPKAYGFDPLNDIQVIAPARKGTLGVIALNQALQEALNPKKKSMAECKTALYTFRVGDKVMQTRNNYDILWKKDGEQGTGIFNGDIGRILEINRAQMMATIDFDGRITPYPLDVLDQLELAYAITVHKSQGSEFEAVVIPILGGFEKLYYRNLLYTAVTRAKKLLILVGSRKKIEEMVHNNRRTNRYSCLRHMLMQHEQGSN from the coding sequence ATGCAGGAGCCGGAAAAGCGGATGCTCCGTTTAGAGGGCGTTGTGGATAAGGTTCTGTTCTTTAATGAACAGAACGGATATATTGTTCTGGAGCTGGAAACGGATCAGTCCATAGAAACCGTAGTGGGGGAGCTGGGAGAGATCGAAGACGGAGAGACCCTTCTGGTGGAGGGGGAGTATATCACCCACAGCAAGTTCGGCACACAGTTCAAGGCATCCTATTGTGAGCGAAAGCTGCCCAGTACGGCGGAGAATATCCGGAAGTACCTGTCCTCCGGCACCATTTCCGGCATCGGTCCCTCCCTTGCCAAGCGGATCGTGGACGTATTCGGGGATGAGACCCTGGAGGTCATGGAGCATCAGCCGGAAAAGCTGCGCACCATCAAGGGCATTTCGGAGAAGAAATGTCAGGAGATCGCCCGGGAGGTGCAGAAAATTTTTAGTCTGCGCACCCTGATGATCTACTTATCCCAGTATCACATTCCCGCCCGTTATGCGATGAAAGCCTTTCAGCAATGGGGTGTCAACAGCCGGGATGTGATTGATGGGAATCCCTATGCATTGTGCGGCGAGTTGGTGGGACTGCCTTTTCAGAAAGCGGAGGTGCTTGCCCGTTCGTTGCGGATCGCTCTGGATTCGGATCAGCGGATTCTGGCTGGTTTGCAGTATTTGCTGACCGAAAACACCTTCAGCGGACATACCTGTCTGCCCCTGGATAAGTTGCAGCCTCTTTCCTGCAAATATCTGGGCATTGGAGAACAGGACTTTTATGCCAACTACAATCAGGCTCTGGAGAATCAGCAGCTTTATGAGTACAAAAAGGGAGAACGGGAGTTTGTCTACCTGCCGGAATATTATATTGCCGAATCCTACATAGCGGATCGGATCAAAGTGATCCTGGAATTCAGTGCTCCGGAGGATTATGACTATGAGGCGCTGATCGACCTGGAGGAGCAGGAAAAGCAGATCAAATACGAATCCCTGCAGCGCAAGGCAATCACCACTGCCTTGTCCCGGGGACTGATGGTGCTGACCGGCGGCCCCGGCACCGGTAAGACCACCACACTGAACGCCATCATCTCCCTGTATGAAAAGCAGGGAAAGAAGGTGCTGATTGCCGCCCCCACCGGCAGAGCCGCCAAGCGGATCTCAGATCTGACCGGCTATGAGGCAAAGACCATTCACCGCTTGCTGGAGGTGCAGTTTGACAGCAACGAACGGCTCACCTTCAAGCACAATGAAAAGGATCCATTGGACTGCGAAGTGCTTGTGGTGGACGAAATGTCCATGGTGGATGTGCTGTTGTTTGAGCATCTGCTTCGGGCGCTGAAGCTGCACTGTCGTATCGTTCTGGTAGGGGACAGCGATCAGTTGCCTTCGGTAGGGGCTGGAAACCTGCTGCGGGATCTGATCGATGGAGGCTGCATCCCGGTAATCGCTTTGCAGGAGATCTTCCGGCAGGCGCAGCAAAGCTGCATTGTCACCAATGCTCACCGAATCGTCCGGGGTGAGGATCCGGATCTGATGCAAAAGCAGAACGATTTCTTCTTTTTGCAGCGATTGAAGCCGGAACCAGCCTGTGAACTGGTGATTTCTCTGTGCCGGGATCGTCTGCCAAAGGCGTATGGCTTTGATCCGCTGAATGACATTCAGGTCATCGCACCTGCCCGGAAGGGGACACTGGGCGTCATTGCTCTGAACCAGGCGTTACAGGAGGCGCTGAACCCAAAGAAAAAGAGCATGGCAGAGTGCAAGACGGCGCTGTACACCTTCCGGGTGGGGGACAAGGTGATGCAGACCCGGAACAATTACGATATCCTCTGGAAAAAGGACGGAGAGCAGGGTACCGGCATTTTCAACGGAGATATCGGGCGGATCCTGGAGATCAACCGGGCGCAGATGATGGCAACCATTGACTTTGACGGGCGGATCACACCGTATCCCCTGGATGTGCTGGATCAGCTGGAGCTTGCGTATGCCATTACGGTTCACAAAAGCCAGGGCAGTGAGTTTGAAGCGGTGGTGATCCCCATTCTGGGAGGCTTTGAAAAGCTGTACTACCGGAATCTGCTGTACACGGCAGTGACCCGGGCAAAGAAGCTGCTGATCCTGGTAGGCTCCCGGAAGAAGATCGAGGAAATGGTACATAATAACCGCAGGACGAACCGGTACTCCTGCCTGCGGCACATGCTGATGCAACATGAACAGGGAAGCAATTAA
- a CDS encoding rod shape-determining protein has translation MNVDIGIDLGTANIVMTMGKRGVVLNEPSVIAFHKRTERVVAIGRKAYSMIGRAPDYLAVVRPLKDGVISDDELTQCMIREFILKVSGRQLLKPRIIICVPSFITDVERRAVMEAARSAGSRKVNLIQEPLAAMLGAGVSIGQANGHMVVDIGGGTTDIAVVSMNGIVASHSIKVAGNKLDEAIIRYVSNKYKLMIGDRTAEDAKIQLTNLYDPSEDVRMTVRGKNLMRGLPDSAELTEVELFEALEEDVFAIIEAVRHVLERTPPELIGDIYDNGILLTGGGSYLGGLEKLISRTLGVKCHVAKDAETCVAKGTAKAFRRHDVLLDGFESVTLFK, from the coding sequence ATGAACGTGGATATCGGCATCGATCTGGGTACTGCAAATATCGTTATGACCATGGGGAAACGGGGCGTGGTACTCAATGAGCCTTCTGTAATCGCCTTCCACAAGCGGACAGAACGGGTGGTCGCCATCGGACGGAAGGCATACAGCATGATCGGCAGAGCGCCGGATTACCTGGCAGTGGTGCGCCCTCTGAAGGACGGGGTGATCTCGGATGATGAACTGACCCAGTGTATGATCCGGGAATTCATCCTCAAGGTCAGCGGCAGGCAGCTGCTGAAGCCCCGGATCATTATCTGTGTTCCCTCCTTTATTACGGATGTGGAACGGCGTGCTGTTATGGAAGCTGCCCGAAGCGCCGGATCCCGGAAGGTGAATCTGATCCAGGAGCCGCTGGCCGCTATGCTTGGCGCTGGCGTCAGCATCGGTCAGGCAAACGGACATATGGTGGTGGATATCGGCGGTGGCACCACGGACATTGCAGTGGTGTCCATGAACGGCATCGTTGCCTCCCATTCCATCAAGGTGGCAGGAAACAAGCTGGATGAAGCCATTATTCGGTATGTATCCAACAAGTACAAGCTGATGATCGGGGATCGGACAGCGGAGGATGCCAAGATTCAGCTTACCAATCTGTATGATCCCAGCGAGGATGTGCGGATGACGGTGCGGGGCAAGAATCTGATGCGGGGTCTGCCGGATTCCGCAGAGCTGACAGAGGTAGAACTGTTTGAGGCTCTGGAGGAGGACGTGTTCGCCATTATCGAGGCAGTGCGTCATGTATTGGAGCGGACGCCTCCGGAGCTGATCGGGGATATTTACGACAATGGCATTCTCCTCACTGGTGGAGGTTCCTATCTGGGGGGGCTGGAAAAGCTCATCAGCCGAACGCTGGGGGTGAAATGCCATGTAGCAAAGGATGCAGAAACCTGTGTGGCAAAGGGAACGGCAAAGGCATTCCGGCGGCATGATGTGCTGCTGGATGGCTTTGAAAGCGTGACTTTGTTTAAGTGA
- the tsf gene encoding translation elongation factor Ts, which yields MANFSAKEVNELRKSTGVGIMDCKKALIEADGDVEKAITILREKGLATQAKKAGRVAAEGLVAAIVNEDHSVGAIVEVNSETDFVAKNAEFKEFVNNVAKTVIEQNPADLDALNNAKMSGSDKTVAESLQDLFLKIRENLQIRRFERLEGILVPYVHGDGKIGVLVQVACEAGVKPEVLTVAKDCALQIAAMNPAYLCREEVPASVLDEEKKILLAQMAEDPKMASKPEQVRVKIVEGKVGKYYSENCLLEQDFVKDSSMSITEYANSIAKTIGSDIKITKFVRYERGEGIEKRADNFADEVASMIK from the coding sequence ATGGCTAATTTTTCTGCTAAGGAAGTAAATGAACTGCGCAAAAGCACCGGCGTAGGCATCATGGACTGCAAGAAGGCTCTGATCGAGGCTGACGGTGATGTAGAAAAGGCAATCACCATTCTGCGTGAGAAGGGTCTGGCTACCCAGGCAAAGAAGGCTGGCAGAGTTGCCGCTGAGGGTCTGGTTGCTGCAATCGTAAACGAGGATCATTCCGTTGGTGCTATCGTTGAGGTGAACTCCGAGACCGACTTTGTTGCAAAGAATGCAGAATTCAAGGAATTTGTAAACAATGTTGCAAAGACTGTAATTGAGCAGAACCCTGCTGATCTGGATGCGCTGAACAATGCAAAGATGAGTGGTTCCGACAAGACCGTTGCAGAGTCCCTGCAGGATCTGTTCCTGAAGATCCGTGAGAATCTGCAGATTCGTCGGTTTGAGCGCCTGGAGGGCATTCTGGTTCCCTATGTACACGGCGACGGCAAGATCGGCGTATTGGTTCAGGTTGCATGTGAGGCTGGCGTAAAGCCTGAGGTTCTGACTGTTGCAAAGGACTGCGCACTGCAGATTGCTGCAATGAATCCGGCTTACTTGTGCAGAGAGGAAGTTCCGGCTTCCGTTCTGGACGAGGAGAAGAAGATTCTGCTGGCACAGATGGCTGAGGATCCGAAGATGGCTTCCAAGCCTGAGCAGGTTCGTGTAAAGATCGTAGAGGGTAAGGTTGGCAAGTACTACTCCGAGAACTGCCTGCTGGAACAGGATTTTGTCAAGGATTCTTCCATGAGTATCACCGAGTATGCAAACAGCATTGCAAAGACCATTGGTTCTGACATCAAGATCACCAAGTTCGTTCGTTACGAACGTGGCGAGGGCATCGAGAAGCGTGCAGACAACTTTGCTGACGAAGTTGCCAGCATGATCAAGTAA
- the frr gene encoding ribosome recycling factor — MNEHIKLAEEKMDKALQHLAAEFASIRAGRANPGILDKVTVDYYGTPTPVNQMAAVTVSEARILLIQPWDASMIKAINKALLASDIGITPTDDGKVIRLVFPQLTEDRRKEICKSIKKYGDETKVAVRNVRRDTMEKFKAMKKNSEITEDELKDAEKKIQNITDKFCTQTDSMVSDKEKEVMSL, encoded by the coding sequence ATGAACGAACACATCAAGCTGGCAGAAGAAAAAATGGACAAGGCGCTGCAGCACCTTGCCGCTGAATTTGCTTCCATCCGTGCCGGACGTGCGAATCCGGGCATTCTCGATAAGGTAACTGTGGATTACTACGGCACGCCCACCCCTGTAAACCAGATGGCTGCTGTCACCGTATCCGAAGCACGGATCCTGCTGATCCAGCCCTGGGACGCTTCTATGATCAAGGCTATCAACAAGGCGCTCCTGGCTTCTGATATCGGCATCACACCTACGGATGACGGCAAGGTGATCCGCCTGGTATTCCCCCAGCTGACCGAAGACAGACGTAAGGAGATCTGCAAGTCCATCAAGAAGTATGGGGACGAGACAAAGGTTGCAGTGCGGAACGTGCGCCGGGATACCATGGAAAAGTTCAAGGCTATGAAGAAAAACAGCGAGATTACAGAGGACGAGTTGAAGGATGCAGAAAAGAAGATCCAGAACATTACGGATAAATTCTGCACACAGACCGATTCCATGGTTTCCGACAAGGAAAAGGAAGTTATGAGCCTGTAA
- the uppS gene encoding polyprenyl diphosphate synthase: MAFLSKQTAPTLPPPEKRPRHIGFILDGNGRWAKKRGLPRKLGHREGAKTFKTIARYCRNLNIPYISFYAFSTENWKRPKDEVDALMKLFDQYIDDVREFFDLETKLIFLGDKERFTPELREKMLAVERDTAHFDKMTMMIAINYGGRDEIVHAAKQVAQLAKDGQLDPDTLTEEQFAQYLYTAGVPDVDLLIRPSGELRLSNYMIWQCAYAEFYFTNVLWPDFSPKELDKALIDFAGRGRRFGGV, translated from the coding sequence ATGGCATTTTTATCAAAACAGACTGCGCCGACTCTGCCGCCGCCGGAAAAGCGTCCCCGGCACATCGGCTTTATTCTGGACGGAAACGGCAGATGGGCAAAGAAACGGGGACTGCCCCGGAAGCTTGGCCACCGTGAGGGCGCTAAGACATTCAAAACCATTGCCCGTTACTGTCGGAATCTGAACATTCCCTATATTTCCTTCTACGCCTTTTCCACGGAAAACTGGAAACGACCCAAGGATGAAGTGGACGCATTGATGAAGCTGTTCGACCAGTACATTGATGATGTGCGGGAATTTTTCGACCTGGAAACCAAGTTGATTTTCTTGGGGGATAAGGAACGGTTTACCCCGGAGCTGCGGGAAAAGATGCTTGCGGTGGAACGGGATACTGCCCACTTTGACAAAATGACGATGATGATCGCCATTAACTACGGGGGCAGGGATGAGATCGTCCATGCGGCAAAGCAGGTGGCACAGCTGGCAAAGGATGGTCAGTTGGATCCGGATACCTTGACGGAGGAGCAGTTTGCCCAGTACCTGTATACCGCCGGTGTGCCGGATGTGGATCTGCTGATCCGTCCCAGTGGAGAGCTTCGCCTGTCCAATTATATGATCTGGCAGTGCGCATACGCAGAATTTTATTTCACCAACGTGCTGTGGCCGGATTTTTCCCCGAAGGAACTGGATAAAGCACTGATCGACTTTGCCGGTCGGGGCAGAAGATTCGGAGGGGTGTGA
- a CDS encoding sortase B protein-sorting domain-containing protein: MNWMQLITAMDAVKTGDTTPIALYAVLGGVAAVLIILCLVLKKKK, encoded by the coding sequence ATGAACTGGATGCAGCTGATTACCGCAATGGACGCAGTCAAGACAGGGGATACCACCCCCATCGCATTGTACGCAGTGCTGGGAGGCGTAGCAGCAGTACTGATTATTCTTTGTCTGGTACTGAAAAAGAAGAAGTAG